From a single Streptomyces misionensis genomic region:
- a CDS encoding glycosyltransferase, which produces MRILCTVTGKPSHARAMLPLARACAEAGHEVLVVVPPELTHVFAHEPVSVLGALPAPGSSSRVGPKLADTFRALLPVARDFGPALILRDGTEFAASFVGEELGVPHLPVPSGSGNVFDPALVLAPLNERRAEVGLPPTDDPHAIFRYGRLDCMPPDHSFIANPTPHTFAYRQPATVDRAERLPGWVAQLPTDKPLVVAAIGTALPQFKDLRPQDHNIPLDRWAKYNPTTLLNAMVAGLSRVDCVAVVATGGVPVEQERVAGNVHLVESFAQPLLLQCAQLMLTHGGYNSIRECVGAGVPMAVLPVFGDQPQNADRVEELGLGTRIRDVDAAEIAKGCEQVLQDPEFTRRARSAQRRMLALPSVADAVAELERVAAERSPLRGA; this is translated from the coding sequence TTCCGCTGGCCCGGGCCTGCGCGGAGGCCGGCCACGAAGTGCTCGTCGTCGTACCGCCGGAGCTGACCCATGTGTTCGCGCACGAGCCGGTCTCGGTCCTCGGCGCCCTGCCCGCCCCCGGCTCCTCGTCCCGGGTCGGCCCCAAGCTCGCCGACACCTTCCGGGCGCTGCTCCCGGTCGCCCGTGACTTCGGACCCGCGCTGATCCTGCGCGACGGCACGGAGTTCGCGGCGTCGTTCGTCGGCGAGGAGCTGGGCGTGCCGCACCTGCCGGTGCCCTCCGGCAGCGGCAACGTGTTCGACCCGGCCCTCGTCCTGGCGCCGCTGAACGAACGGCGCGCGGAGGTGGGGCTGCCCCCCACCGACGACCCGCACGCGATCTTCCGCTACGGCCGGCTGGACTGCATGCCCCCCGACCACAGCTTCATCGCCAACCCGACCCCGCACACCTTCGCCTACCGGCAGCCCGCCACGGTCGACCGGGCCGAGCGCCTGCCCGGGTGGGTGGCCCAGCTGCCCACGGACAAGCCGCTGGTGGTGGCCGCGATCGGCACCGCGCTCCCGCAGTTCAAGGACCTGCGCCCGCAGGACCACAACATCCCGCTGGACCGGTGGGCGAAGTACAACCCGACCACGCTGCTGAACGCCATGGTCGCCGGCCTGTCGCGGGTCGACTGCGTCGCGGTGGTCGCGACCGGCGGCGTCCCGGTGGAGCAGGAGCGCGTCGCCGGCAACGTCCACCTGGTCGAGTCGTTCGCCCAGCCACTGTTGTTGCAGTGCGCGCAGCTGATGCTCACGCACGGCGGGTACAACAGCATCCGCGAGTGCGTCGGGGCCGGAGTGCCGATGGCGGTGCTGCCCGTCTTCGGCGACCAGCCGCAGAACGCGGACCGGGTGGAGGAGCTGGGCCTGGGCACCCGGATCCGGGACGTCGACGCCGCCGAGATCGCCAAGGGCTGCGAACAGGTGCTCCAGGACCCGGAGTTCACCCGGCGGGCGCGGAGTGCGCAGCGCCGGATGCTGGCCCTGCCGAGCGTCGCGGACGCGGTGGCGGAGCTGGAGCGGGTGGCGGCGGAGCGCTCGCCGCTGCGCGGCGCGTAG
- a CDS encoding TauD/TfdA family dioxygenase, whose amino-acid sequence MTRLDTPPATAATGTWRPRIVRPADLGVAASPEGLREFLAGADIAGLLTAERAVFFRGFGIGTDSYDAVADLLLPERLAYVHGNSPRTKVGRNLYTSTEYPAEYDISMHNEMSYAHAWPARILFYCEVAPETGGSTPLVDGRLWLDSLDPEVREAFAGGVRYTQNLHDGVGFGKSWQATFETEDRAAVEAFLAGAGAEWSWQPDGTLRVTQLRRATLEHPVTGTEVWFNQADQWHIAGLGEDAAALAAIMPEEELPQNASFADGSPIPAAYITHIQETGMRTAVDVPWEAGDLLLVDNVAVAHGRRAFTGARRILVAMS is encoded by the coding sequence ATGACCCGACTCGACACCCCACCCGCCACCGCCGCCACCGGCACCTGGCGGCCCCGGATCGTCCGCCCGGCCGACCTCGGCGTGGCCGCGAGCCCCGAAGGACTGCGGGAGTTCCTGGCCGGCGCCGACATCGCCGGACTCCTGACGGCCGAACGCGCCGTCTTCTTCCGCGGGTTCGGCATCGGCACCGACAGCTACGACGCGGTGGCCGACCTGCTGCTGCCCGAGCGGCTGGCGTACGTCCACGGCAACTCGCCGCGCACCAAGGTCGGCCGCAACCTCTACACGTCGACCGAGTACCCGGCCGAGTACGACATCTCCATGCACAACGAGATGTCGTACGCCCACGCATGGCCCGCCAGGATCCTCTTCTACTGCGAGGTGGCGCCCGAGACCGGAGGGTCCACCCCCCTGGTCGACGGCCGGCTCTGGCTCGACTCCCTCGACCCCGAGGTGCGCGAGGCCTTCGCCGGCGGTGTCCGCTACACCCAGAACCTGCACGACGGCGTGGGCTTCGGCAAGAGCTGGCAGGCCACCTTCGAGACCGAGGACCGCGCCGCGGTCGAGGCCTTCCTGGCGGGAGCCGGGGCCGAGTGGAGCTGGCAGCCGGACGGCACGCTGCGGGTGACCCAGCTGCGCCGGGCGACCCTGGAACACCCGGTCACCGGCACCGAGGTGTGGTTCAACCAGGCCGACCAGTGGCACATCGCGGGCCTCGGCGAGGACGCGGCCGCGCTCGCCGCGATCATGCCCGAGGAGGAGCTGCCGCAGAACGCCTCCTTCGCGGACGGGAGCCCCATTCCGGCCGCGTACATCACGCACATCCAGGAGACCGGCATGCGCACGGCGGTGGACGTGCCCTGGGAGGCCGGCGATCTGCTGCTCGTGGACAACGTCGCGGTGGCGCACGGCCGCCGGGCGTTCACCGGGGCGCGCCGGATCCTGGTGGCCATGTCGTAG